Genomic DNA from Methanosarcina sp. MTP4:
TTATCGAGGGAAAAGAGATTCTTGCCCACGAAAAGGACAAAAAGGAAGTCAGGAATTACGTGGACGTACTGAACTATATCGATTCCCTGCCTGAAAATGGACCGATAACCGAGGAGATTCTCCTGGAAATCCACAGGCTTACGGCAAAAAATATCCTTCCTGATGATTCTGCCGGCAACTATCGGAAAGTGCAGGTCATAGTTGGAGACCCGAAAACCGGGAAAGTCACCTACACTCCTCCGGGGCCTGCCAAAGTCCCTTCCCTGACAAAATACCTCATCGAGTGGCTTAACACCGAAGATGCCCTTGACCTCATGCCCGCCGTGCAGGCGGGAATCGCTCATCATGAACTTGCCAGGATCCACCCCTTCGTCGACGGAAATGGAAGAACTGCAAGAGCCCTTGCCACCCTGGTCCTGACAAAGAGAGGCTTTGATACCAAGCGATTTTTCGCCCTTGAGGAACACTACAACAAAGAACGCCCTTCTTATTACTCCGCTCTTTCAAGTGCGGACGTCGGAGACAGGGATCTGACCGAATGGCTCGAATATTTCCTTTTCGGCATTGCCGTAGAAAT
This window encodes:
- a CDS encoding Fic family protein, which encodes MFQPNFKYTNKIVRLLARVQAAREVIINSPLIPAWEKQLQRDALIKQTHHTTSIEGNPLTLEEVGLIIEGKEILAHEKDKKEVRNYVDVLNYIDSLPENGPITEEILLEIHRLTAKNILPDDSAGNYRKVQVIVGDPKTGKVTYTPPGPAKVPSLTKYLIEWLNTEDALDLMPAVQAGIAHHELARIHPFVDGNGRTARALATLVLTKRGFDTKRFFALEEHYNKERPSYYSALSSADVGDRDLTEWLEYFLFGIAVEISRVENTVLKLSSDRSMKEKFGQIGLSSRQIKAIEYLKEKGQITNKEYQEICEVSASTAKRDLQDLVDKKVLKQIGEKGQSIHYVLNF